TCCCGTTGTTTTTTCTCCTATCTTGTGAAACTTCTATAGCTTCTCTACAAACTTCTATAACTCTAATAACAGGAGTCCCGCCCCAGATGTTTGTAGTTTGATAAGCTGAACCCTTGGcatttcttcttcaatcttctCAGCGGCTAAAAGatcttcatttctcttttttgcgTCTTTTTCCCTAATATTTCCCTTTGGTGCTAAATGCAGGATCTCTGTGCAGTGTCGTGGCCATGCGTTAAATCTGTGttgtgttaaaataaaaaaaaatcgagttGGGAGGAATCTGCTTGTTCTCTTTGTGAGTGTGTTTGTGTTTCTATGTTCACTATGCGTGAAAATCTCTGTAATTCAGTCTCAGCGCCTGCTGCTGTTACTTTATATTCATAAATTAATATAAGTtattatgttaaaaataatcGCCAATATCTGCTCCAAACTTCCTGCCCTAATTCAAAACACTTGCATCTCTTACATTAAACCAACCTCGAAGAATGCCAAAAGCAAATAATTCATTCCAATTAATATATGTTGTTGTCTCGATGTGTTATGGCACCTAacttttattttgagaaatgttatttttcccTCGACCAAATTTTTAGTATATTTGGGTCGAAAAAGTATcatttaagaaaacataaatcaataaaagaagtaaagaaGTAGCATTTTTATGGTGACTCTGACTTTATGACACTAACCACGTTTTGGCATGGACAAGAAAAACATCATGTACGTATTAGTATATGAGATACGAAATTCATGTAACAGCTTTAGATAATAGATAGGATTCATTGGCCTGGCCCCCTTTTAACTGATTCTCAACCATCACCCACTTCTTTCCGCATGGTCTGTCTTCTGTCTCGAGACTCTTCCGTCGcgtatataaatttataatgctGCTGTGTTCTAGATCCTCTGCGTAAAACAGAAGATTTTGAACTTCTTCTGGCACAATCAATTCTCATTTTTAATTATACGATGTGGTTTACAGATCAACTTTGGTTTATCTTAAATTTATAGGTTATACTTCTGCTAACGTGATTCATGTTTTGTCGAGCAGGTTtgtctcttcctttttttggaAGGTTTTTCCACTATCTCTAAATATTAGTTTACTAAAAGGTGAATTTGTTGCATCCTGTCATTCAATCATAGAGTGTCTGTTGATGCATATTGCGTAATCGTcggtttgttttattttctaaacggactttatgttgttattttattagggttagggttttggaagtctttattttgttattttattgggttttgggttttgggctataaatatatgcttataacctTCAGAGAAGAGgagttgttttattattgattttgattaatgagaatactcagagttgaatttattcatcttttcctataaactttagagagtatctattgtttttagaagaattctcagatcattAATAGACTCAAGATTTAGAATTATTTATCCGctacttattgatgttcttcgctaaagcctactaagtcacgctgcatcagttggtatcagagcttattTACTTTCTATAAATGGAGAGGAGTAACTGttgtgcagacatgaacgaggtgcacaTGCACACGGAGatagcacgtaaggagcaaccggtaATTCGCTTGtggcacatgagtggtgggccgaacgGTTGTCGTCACCAGCCAAGACCGCGATTCGCGGGGGcagaaggcaaatctatcgctgaacgTGGGCAATACACGGACGATCGGCTCAGAgatatgagggatcaaattgaagacctcactacttAAGTATCCGACTGGTGTCGTCAACATGGGAACGGATCTAGAAACCTGTTTGCGGAGCGCAGAATGCACAgacgtcagcaccttgcgcaagctcatgcccaTCGGTGGATGAGTAGATTCAAACTCAATATTTCGGAATTCGACCGGGATCTAGAACCCGAAGAATTTCTAgattgggtgttggctgttgaagaggttcTTGAATTCAATGAGGTGTCCGATGAACGacgagtctctttggtggtacgCACATTCCGGGGAAGAGTTGGTGCatggtggcaacaactgaagaaaactAGGATGCGgcaaggcaaattgaagatcaatagttgggagaaactattgtaAAATATGTGAGTcgctttcttgccccatagttataccatgggccaaaagtcacaaaattggagacaagggtctatGACTTTGataaggaaaatagaaaattcatacaaaaaatagatatttagGGAAACATGGAGTGAGGCGAAGAGTCTACGACAGGCTAATTAGACCCctacttgccaaccacaaatccataaaccgaatccatattctatgaaggaggaaaaagaatctgtGGATGGAAAGTTTCAGGAATCTAAATTTATTGATGAAGAATTCCGACATGAAGATATTGAAGATCCTTCACAACGATTTGTGGCttgggattccccaccaacctatgatgagaAGCCCGAAGAAGATGATTCATGGGAAGAGGAAAAACCCCCGGAGGAGTATAAAGAAGATGGGTTTTATCCAATGTTTGATGGCCTCTACTCCAAAGAAGATGACCAATTGGATGGG
Above is a genomic segment from Corylus avellana chromosome ca9, CavTom2PMs-1.0 containing:
- the LOC132191562 gene encoding uncharacterized protein LOC132191562 is translated as MKEEKESVDGKFQESKFIDEEFRHEDIEDPSQRFVAWDSPPTYDEKPEEDDSWEEEKPPEEYKEDGFYPMFDGLYSKEDDQLDGEEYEEDEFFPIFDGLYPEDDQLEEEEPMDGIADYEKDGEDLSGEVPNFNGEEID